A genomic segment from Chitinophaga niabensis encodes:
- a CDS encoding VOC family protein, producing the protein MKNLVSIIEIPVEDFSRAVAFYQAILGVSIEETEMAGVQMGLLPGDAETVNVVLAKGTDYKPTTDGAVLYLNGGNDLQSTLDKVAANGGEIIVPKTEISPEMGFFALFFDTEGNKLGLHSRN; encoded by the coding sequence ATGAAGAACTTAGTTTCAATAATAGAAATTCCGGTGGAGGATTTCTCCAGGGCAGTAGCTTTTTATCAGGCAATTTTAGGGGTTAGCATTGAAGAAACAGAGATGGCCGGTGTGCAAATGGGCCTATTGCCAGGTGATGCTGAAACTGTAAATGTAGTATTGGCAAAAGGAACTGATTACAAGCCAACAACAGATGGTGCAGTTCTTTATTTAAATGGAGGGAATGATTTACAATCTACCCTGGACAAAGTAGCAGCCAATGGGGGAGAGATCATCGTCCCAAAAACAGAGATCAGTCCTGAAATGGGCTTCTTTGCCCTCTTTTTTGATACCGAAGGAAATAAG
- a CDS encoding DUF3108 domain-containing protein, whose amino-acid sequence MIIRKPHPSRILFTVLMAATTLCKAQTVIKPGDNSFDKKWLKNGTYEMACYSLDGAGNKTEISTFIFEINTSSGPLSIYTTLKVPGSDDQWLDTSIVDGNTFKPVYRSSFSRNREMVLKYDKEITGYHYDKHTKKRNTIKEPVKEAFFDNYSYPYLLGLLPLSSGYNADMTVYDYKPSNTTNIKKTLIQEVKNSLHVSELTGEHKSWQVSVYEEATDEKSEYYIDKETRRLWKVEVFAKGQHILMVDKETDYNPFKSTFDKAATLKLLKSGSAVISGEAFARDNQNEGALGGIAVVNINKKQYARAGTQIVLIPYTEFFKEWMKLNEASRKKGRAIPLPADVAECMKVTTVYDDKGHFEFVNLMPGDYMVYTEFGYVHTSIRSEVTGYTDTYINGLYQGTATHTTSNAYNGNAAATIKKVITIKKEGEKVDIKLKKTL is encoded by the coding sequence ATGATAATCAGAAAACCACACCCTTCCCGGATACTATTTACAGTCCTCATGGCTGCCACAACATTGTGCAAAGCGCAGACAGTGATCAAACCAGGAGACAATTCCTTTGATAAAAAATGGCTGAAAAACGGGACATATGAAATGGCTTGTTATTCCCTGGATGGAGCAGGAAATAAGACAGAAATCAGTACGTTTATATTTGAAATTAATACCAGCAGCGGCCCTTTGTCTATTTACACTACTTTGAAAGTGCCCGGTTCTGATGATCAATGGCTGGATACCAGTATAGTAGATGGAAATACCTTCAAACCCGTCTATCGTTCATCCTTTAGCAGGAACAGGGAGATGGTGCTGAAATACGATAAGGAGATCACAGGCTATCATTATGACAAACACACCAAGAAAAGAAATACCATAAAGGAACCTGTAAAAGAAGCTTTTTTCGACAATTACAGCTATCCCTATTTACTTGGGTTACTCCCGCTTTCTTCAGGGTATAATGCGGACATGACTGTATACGATTATAAACCCTCAAATACCACTAATATCAAGAAAACACTCATCCAGGAAGTGAAGAACAGCCTGCATGTCAGTGAGCTGACAGGTGAGCACAAAAGCTGGCAGGTGAGCGTTTATGAGGAGGCCACCGATGAAAAGTCTGAATATTATATTGATAAAGAAACCCGCAGGTTATGGAAAGTGGAGGTTTTCGCCAAGGGGCAGCATATTCTGATGGTGGATAAAGAAACAGATTATAATCCTTTCAAAAGTACCTTTGACAAGGCCGCCACTTTAAAACTATTGAAATCCGGCAGTGCTGTTATCAGCGGAGAAGCTTTTGCAAGGGATAACCAGAACGAAGGGGCACTTGGGGGAATAGCTGTAGTCAATATCAATAAGAAACAATATGCCCGGGCAGGCACGCAGATCGTGCTGATACCTTATACAGAATTCTTTAAGGAATGGATGAAACTGAATGAGGCATCCAGGAAAAAAGGAAGGGCCATTCCACTTCCGGCGGATGTGGCCGAATGTATGAAGGTAACAACTGTTTATGACGATAAAGGCCATTTTGAATTCGTAAACCTGATGCCCGGAGACTATATGGTCTATACAGAGTTTGGATATGTGCATACTTCCATACGGTCCGAAGTAACTGGCTATACGGATACCTACATAAACGGGCTGTACCAGGGTACAGCTACCCATACAACTTCCAACGCCTACAATGGCAATGCCGCCGCCACTATCAAAAAGGTGATAACTATCAAAAAAGAAGGGGAAAAAGTGGATATAAAGTTGAAGAAGACCCTCTGA
- a CDS encoding tetratricopeptide repeat protein: MLDSEQLQSLYEQGNYKQCLEELNLLLLFNTHDTTALLLKGKCLYQVALNEIQSGNEANFTFAANCFEEVLSLSPSHEEAMTFAAYINIFITQGDLPAAIGYCSRLLTSANPITRANALRYRQEAYSLTGKFDLVLKDLETLAELIREIHQNNLPALDQESGDLYFRKGIIHLENFADHSKALEAFREVLKHGHADFSAYCRIAEVALDQGDYETGGEAAVLAFFTDSPDPGNERLTLYHLMEALNKKGIHHPSLVKAMFIGQRIFADAVGADTTELLSFARQYIQMYPDWFWAWHYAGAALYDAENYEAALPYLAKSLELGGTAIGLQRYIETAYHVNGELPLITKWPEDLPMFYYNAGVNFNEFEASLAGTPIAPELLKIRTGFYRMSYDGFYDYFYNNNGKAGFSESHIFAMCCNNYGIALTDGGTYDKAADVHRLGYSISPFWEQSNSLGTALMLLGKYEEAIAAFARALDDGGQYLDFADYIELKGEILTALSNLGRTEELTALLQRTEEEYNDFIAEHGSGLSAEERFILSERYITVQNARHDLLSGGSIEDAVRAWQEQLEKHPDDNSAWYMLMQNYFQLKDYQQCIACANNYLSVKAEAIKPESLLKVHFMRGVSYLRIEKYGQAKAELIMVLKGCDPADESGRVSICDANMHLAKCSAMLQQWEECKTYAWDAITCYNDNGWKWDDTCFATALHYADACMATGEKKAAIGTVDVVLGMAPNNEDALSRKKEWKSGGLFSFLKKK; this comes from the coding sequence ATGCTGGACTCAGAACAATTACAATCGCTTTACGAACAGGGAAATTATAAGCAATGCCTGGAAGAACTAAATCTGCTGCTGCTTTTTAACACCCACGATACAACCGCTTTATTGCTGAAGGGCAAGTGCCTGTACCAGGTTGCCCTGAATGAAATCCAATCCGGCAATGAAGCAAACTTCACTTTTGCTGCCAATTGTTTTGAAGAAGTGCTTTCCCTTTCCCCTTCACATGAGGAAGCGATGACCTTTGCGGCCTATATCAACATCTTCATCACACAGGGAGATCTTCCTGCAGCTATCGGCTATTGCAGCCGGTTGCTTACTTCCGCCAATCCAATAACGCGGGCGAATGCACTTCGTTACCGCCAGGAGGCCTATTCCCTGACTGGTAAATTCGATCTGGTACTGAAAGATCTTGAAACACTGGCGGAACTGATCAGGGAAATTCATCAAAACAATCTGCCCGCCCTGGATCAGGAATCCGGCGATCTTTATTTCAGGAAGGGAATTATCCACCTGGAGAATTTTGCGGACCACAGCAAAGCACTGGAAGCCTTCCGGGAAGTACTGAAACACGGGCACGCAGATTTCAGCGCATATTGCCGGATAGCAGAAGTTGCGCTGGACCAGGGAGATTACGAGACAGGCGGAGAGGCCGCAGTCCTGGCCTTTTTTACTGACAGTCCGGATCCCGGAAATGAGCGGCTCACGCTTTACCATCTGATGGAAGCACTCAATAAAAAGGGCATTCACCATCCATCGCTGGTGAAAGCCATGTTCATTGGGCAGCGGATCTTTGCGGATGCAGTTGGTGCGGATACCACCGAATTGCTGAGCTTTGCCCGGCAATATATACAAATGTACCCGGATTGGTTCTGGGCCTGGCACTATGCCGGCGCCGCATTATATGATGCTGAAAACTACGAAGCCGCGCTGCCATACCTCGCAAAAAGCCTTGAACTGGGAGGCACTGCCATCGGGTTACAGCGCTACATTGAAACAGCGTACCATGTAAATGGGGAACTACCCCTTATCACAAAATGGCCTGAAGACCTTCCGATGTTCTATTACAACGCAGGCGTTAATTTCAACGAATTTGAGGCGTCGCTGGCCGGTACTCCCATTGCACCGGAGCTGCTGAAGATCAGGACCGGCTTCTACCGTATGTCTTATGATGGTTTCTACGATTATTTCTACAATAACAACGGAAAAGCCGGGTTCAGCGAAAGCCATATTTTCGCCATGTGCTGCAACAATTACGGTATTGCGCTGACGGATGGCGGAACTTACGACAAGGCTGCTGATGTACATAGGCTGGGGTATTCCATATCTCCTTTCTGGGAACAATCCAACAGTCTTGGAACCGCCCTGATGCTTTTGGGAAAGTACGAAGAGGCCATCGCAGCATTTGCCCGTGCCCTGGATGATGGCGGGCAATATCTGGACTTTGCAGACTATATCGAGTTAAAGGGAGAGATCCTGACCGCCTTGTCAAATCTCGGCCGTACCGAAGAACTGACAGCCCTTTTACAGCGTACGGAAGAGGAATACAATGATTTTATCGCTGAACACGGCTCTGGTCTTTCAGCAGAAGAGCGCTTCATTTTGAGTGAGCGGTATATTACTGTACAGAATGCCCGGCATGATCTGCTTAGCGGCGGCAGTATAGAAGATGCCGTGAGAGCCTGGCAGGAACAACTGGAAAAACACCCTGATGATAATTCAGCCTGGTATATGCTGATGCAAAACTACTTCCAGCTGAAAGACTATCAGCAGTGCATTGCCTGCGCCAACAATTATCTGTCAGTAAAAGCGGAGGCAATAAAACCCGAGTCTTTGCTAAAAGTACATTTCATGCGCGGCGTTTCTTATCTGCGGATTGAAAAATATGGGCAGGCTAAGGCTGAGCTGATTATGGTATTGAAGGGATGTGATCCTGCGGACGAGAGTGGCCGTGTAAGTATATGTGACGCCAATATGCACCTGGCAAAATGCAGTGCCATGTTGCAGCAATGGGAAGAATGCAAGACCTATGCCTGGGATGCCATTACCTGTTACAACGATAATGGCTGGAAATGGGACGATACATGTTTTGCCACCGCATTACATTATGCGGATGCGTGCATGGCAACCGGAGAAAAAAAGGCTGCTATCGGAACGGTGGATGTTGTACTTGGAATGGCGCCGAACAATGAAGATGCACTGAGCCGGAAAAAGGAATGGAAATCAGGTGGATTATTTTCATTTTTAAAGAAGAAATAA
- a CDS encoding S41 family peptidase yields the protein MLQASVTRAQTPAENLLSKLAGGDFEISHYNTACYFALAGKASLAFRYLDKAIEEGYSNTSNTEKDEDLLSLHADPRWAPMLKEMEGNRLRQQKTARTFFNQKSFWESEQFNTPYQSNISENEKIAGLSKFWSEVKYNFVNFDVAPEVNIDSLYFTYLPKVRLSTSTKEYYQLLSEMAAALRDGHTNVYMPPALTDSVYARPLVRTRLIEEKVVVIGVYDKALALKVGQEVLQVNGIPVKEYAARYVTPYQSSSTRQDKIVRGYDYALFAGALHEPIRLQVRDASGKVSEQTIARVKPAERSAALQVPAFEYRLLPGNIAYVALNTFGNDSAATAFAAKYEEISKAKAVIFDVRNNGGGNTSVGWAILRYFVDQPALVHTSYTRDYKPTYRAWGRNQQPDLNRNWFMPGKQQPYTGQVIVLTSARTFSAAEDFVAAFKTMKRGVVIGEATGGSSGQPMLITLPGNGTARICTKRDMLGDGTEFVGVGIQPDKVVSPTVSDVRKGLDTELQAAVQLISGRK from the coding sequence ATGCTGCAAGCCTCAGTAACCAGGGCACAAACGCCGGCTGAGAATTTATTGAGCAAATTAGCCGGCGGTGATTTCGAAATATCCCATTATAATACCGCCTGTTATTTCGCGCTTGCCGGTAAGGCTTCACTGGCCTTCCGGTATCTTGATAAAGCTATTGAAGAAGGTTATTCCAACACTTCTAATACGGAGAAGGACGAAGACCTGCTCTCCCTGCATGCCGATCCACGTTGGGCCCCTATGCTCAAGGAGATGGAAGGAAATCGCTTAAGGCAGCAAAAAACAGCCCGTACTTTCTTCAACCAAAAATCCTTTTGGGAATCGGAGCAGTTTAATACACCTTATCAATCCAATATTTCAGAGAATGAGAAAATAGCCGGTTTGTCTAAATTCTGGTCTGAGGTTAAATACAACTTCGTGAACTTTGATGTGGCACCGGAGGTGAACATCGATTCGCTCTATTTCACTTATTTGCCTAAAGTGCGGCTTTCTACTTCTACCAAAGAATATTATCAGCTGCTGTCTGAAATGGCAGCTGCCCTGCGCGATGGCCATACCAATGTGTATATGCCTCCGGCCCTTACCGACTCCGTATATGCAAGGCCGCTGGTTCGCACCAGGTTGATTGAAGAGAAGGTGGTGGTGATCGGTGTATACGATAAAGCGCTTGCTCTTAAGGTTGGGCAGGAGGTGTTGCAGGTAAACGGCATTCCCGTGAAAGAGTATGCTGCCCGTTATGTGACGCCTTACCAGAGCAGTTCTACCAGGCAGGATAAAATAGTACGTGGCTACGATTATGCCCTGTTTGCAGGTGCTTTGCATGAGCCAATAAGGTTGCAGGTCCGGGATGCCTCCGGTAAAGTGAGCGAACAGACTATCGCACGGGTTAAACCCGCTGAACGTTCAGCTGCTTTACAGGTGCCGGCTTTTGAGTACCGCCTGTTACCTGGCAATATTGCTTATGTTGCACTCAATACTTTTGGTAATGATTCTGCGGCTACTGCCTTCGCTGCGAAGTATGAAGAGATATCCAAAGCAAAAGCGGTTATTTTTGATGTGAGAAATAACGGGGGTGGCAATACGTCTGTGGGATGGGCTATTCTCCGGTATTTTGTAGATCAACCTGCCCTGGTGCATACTTCCTATACAAGAGACTATAAACCTACTTACCGGGCATGGGGCCGTAATCAACAACCGGACCTAAACAGGAACTGGTTTATGCCAGGTAAACAGCAACCCTACACCGGCCAGGTGATCGTATTAACCAGTGCGCGTACATTTTCTGCTGCGGAAGATTTTGTAGCGGCTTTTAAAACAATGAAACGCGGGGTGGTAATAGGAGAAGCTACCGGTGGAAGTTCCGGGCAACCGATGTTGATTACGTTGCCGGGTAATGGTACTGCGCGGATCTGTACGAAACGCGATATGCTGGGGGATGGGACGGAGTTTGTGGGTGTGGGGATTCAGCCTGATAAGGTAGTGAGCCCTACTGTTAGTGATGTGCGTAAGGGATTGGATACAGAGCTGCAGGCAGCTGTTCAGTTAATATCGGGCAGGAAATAG
- a CDS encoding AraC family transcriptional regulator, whose amino-acid sequence MNYQTFDPHPDLKSLIKCYWTLEVPSDESAGRQRIIPDGCIELAFILGDDIKRYTSNDEYILQPRAMVLGQTIEPFYIEPTGYVNSFAVRFYPYGFANFVTTPIKNLANKETPIDLLFGKKSAKVLTQKIIQATDTKERIEIAEAFLLEKLNSKATIDNIVKATIDALLSTKGNVPVNAILKGDPSKRRQLERRFVKLIGISPKQLGKIIRLQTALKILLNRQSESLTQIAYTSEYYDQAHFIRDFKEFTGVSPKDFLEDSEMLLSAAIFEKD is encoded by the coding sequence ATGAACTATCAAACATTCGACCCGCACCCGGACCTGAAATCCCTCATAAAATGCTATTGGACCCTGGAAGTTCCCTCAGATGAAAGCGCCGGGAGGCAACGCATCATCCCCGATGGTTGCATTGAACTGGCATTCATCCTCGGAGACGATATCAAACGATACACCTCCAACGATGAATATATTCTTCAGCCCAGGGCAATGGTACTTGGCCAGACTATCGAGCCCTTTTATATCGAACCAACAGGTTATGTCAATTCCTTTGCCGTCCGTTTTTACCCTTACGGTTTCGCAAATTTTGTAACAACACCCATAAAAAACCTGGCAAACAAAGAAACCCCTATAGACCTGTTATTCGGGAAAAAGTCCGCGAAAGTGTTAACACAAAAGATCATTCAGGCAACAGATACAAAAGAACGAATTGAAATAGCAGAAGCCTTCCTGCTGGAAAAACTCAACAGTAAAGCAACCATAGACAATATCGTAAAAGCCACGATTGACGCACTTTTATCTACAAAAGGGAACGTTCCGGTAAATGCCATCCTCAAAGGTGATCCATCAAAAAGGAGGCAGCTTGAAAGGAGGTTTGTAAAATTAATTGGCATTAGCCCCAAGCAACTGGGCAAGATCATCAGATTGCAGACTGCTTTAAAAATACTCCTTAACAGGCAATCTGAAAGCCTGACGCAAATAGCTTACACCAGCGAATATTACGACCAGGCCCACTTTATCAGGGACTTTAAAGAATTTACAGGCGTAAGCCCCAAAGATTTCCTAGAAGACAGTGAAATGTTACTGTCCGCTGCCATCTTCGAAAAAGATTGA